TTTCactgggagaggctggagaagaTTCAAGCATCACGTTTGGAGCTACAATTTTAGTGTCTTAATATTCTACCGTTTGCTGCGAGGAATATACCATTTTGGAGGAAAGAAGGTAGATTTCTCTCTGATGGTTTTTGACAGCAGATCCTCCTCTTTGTAGTTAAAGCACCTCTTTCATCGGCAGTCTTTATATTCATTGGGAGGGGACTGCCAAAGGAATGCAGGGAAGTGGTTGAATGCCAAGCCACAAGAAGTAAGTTTAAGTAAACATTTCAGGAATATGATTTATGAATAAACCAACGGCTTACTTGGcaattaacaaaacaaaactttgccctattattttaaaaaaaaatattttgtttgttttccttctgtgtgacAGTATTAAGTTCTCTATAACAGTGAAGTTTTTAGAgcaatatatatacatacacattgGATatcaaagcacaggaaaaaaatatatttgtgtgcTGATTATGCTAATCTGTGGAAAACAGCACAAGTTCAGAGAACTGAAATTCATGTAAATGTGCTggatacaaatgaaaaattgtcCTAAAATATTCTTGTGAAAAATGCTCGTTTAGTTTTcacacttaaagaaaaattgtttataaaaagacaaagcattttttggaaactttttcAACACCTCTGCAATTAATACACCAACATGGGGaacatactgaaaataattaaagattttatttttttttgttagcaaGTTAGCTTCCTCAAAATCCATCAGCTTTTAGGTGAACTCACAACAAAGGGGGAAGACACTGCTCCAGTCTTTTGCATCTCTTTTGAAAGATTTGCCACACTGCAGCTCTCGtaatttttcctattatttttgctgatttgcagtatttaaaaactcaaaaagcaaacataGTCTGAAAATGAAAGTCCCCAACACATTCAGAACAGCCCATGTCTCACAATAAATTAACTTCTGCCCACCATACTTCATTTGAATATATACAGGTACATTAAGAACTAAGTCAGGAAGGTGACAGTGGCAAGCGCACTCCTCCCGAATATTTGATGACCAAGAAACACCAGCTAACTGGCATAAACCACTGCTATGGCCAAGAGGCAACCCTGACaccctgcctcctccttccGTCCTCTCAGCTACGACAAGCATTTGAAGCTGCAGCTGAGTGAGGGACACAAAAAGCAGGATGCGCAGCCACAGAGGCTGCTTCTTCAGCGGAGGTGCTGACTGAAATTGGTACACACTTCTCCCTTTCCTTGATGCAAATCAGGAAGGCTTGCAGGTAGACCGTGTCCATTATCAAGCTGGTAAATCTGTCTGAATTTCTCTGTGTTCCCATGGGAAATCCTCTACGCGGATTGTTATTGAGAATGTGTCCCATTCCTCGCTGTGGAAGGGCCCCTCTAATAGTAGTTGTCCCAGCCCCCCCTGCAACAAGTTCATTCCTCCTGCTAAGCAGATCCCAATAAAAATCAAGTGGCTGCTTTGTAGACAGTCTTTCTTTACctaaagcttttatttttcttaatgccTTATGCTCAACACACTgacaagatttctttttattcttacagTTAGCTGGATTATTAGGAgtgattaaaatgttttgtaatgCAGAATTGCACGTGGGCTACATCAGCGGCACTCAAGATCTACAGGCCGACTGACAGATAATGAACTATCAGTTTCAAAGTAGCTGCTGGCAGTCCTAGAAAGGACCAAGCTTACCTTACTGTGACACCCTAAACATGCTTTTaacaaaatgctgtaaaatatgGTAGCCATTTCTTTCAGGCACTCACACAAACCAAGACCAGAAGGCACATCCCGGTTCCACACAGACTAGGTAAGTATCACAGgacccccaaaaaaaaaaccacagtaagACTACTTCCTGGTTTAAAAAcgtttatttaaaagaaaaggaaactatACCCAGATggccaggagaaaaaaaaaattcctgtattttcccccccaaaaccaTTACTTTGCAATTTACTTTTCCCTTAAGTTTCTGCTTcgatgtttatttatttttatttataaaaaaaacccacacacctgaactttcatttccttttcctctgctgttagACCTAAGGAAATTAAGTACCTTTCACTGAAGGGCTGCATGGGATGTGAGAAGAAACCGCAATAAAATTTATTCACAATATACAGTATAAAAATATCTTGCTCAGGATTCAGTATTATAATTTAAtaactttttgttgtttcataGGTATCTGGGAAAGGTACAGACACATGTCCAGATCCTGTTACAAGAGGTAGAAGGCCAGCATTTGGTACAACATTCCAGGAGAGAGTCAAAGTGACATTCCTGTTTCCCCTGCAAAAGCAACAAAGACTATCAGCACAAATACTCAAATCCACCAATTTAGTTAGTAATtaataatatgaaataaattagatacagaaattaataaattaaatacacaaGAAACAGGGCATCTCATATCACAAGGTCATCTGCTAACAATCAAACTACAAAGATGCAATAGACTGACAGAGTATGATATATAGGTACCTCaccacagcaataaaaacacatataaaatgcaaagtatGCAAGTAAATCAAAGACAGCacaaataatataataaaaaaggatttaCTTACTTAAGACCATTTCCATCATCAAAGAATAAGTACTTTGCCTGCATGTCTTTTAAGAACAGCCTTGGGTTGTCTCCTCTCAACATGACCTTATCCCAGAGGACCACCTGGTTTAGAGCCTAAAAATACAATTGTAATTAAGTCAGCAAGATACCTTACAAGATCATATTCAGTCACTGGCATTTCATAGCATTACTCATCTGAAAACCCTGAAGTATGTGCTTGCAATCCATAAccattttcacaaaataatgGTTTACAGAGGGGAAATGGTTTACTACCAATACTAGTACACACCGAAGCCTGGCACagaataaatggaaacaaacaaacaaaaaaaaaaaaaccccacaaaaaaaaccgAGTTCAATAAAACATGTGAAAGCCGTTTAAACGAGTCATCAGCTTTCTAAGACTTACAAGTATGATGGGGTTTCCTTTTGAATTGCAAAGGAAGTTacttttaaagcagtatttagACTTGGTTTCAAATAAAGGGCTTGAATTGAGCTATCATGACCCTGTCTAGATATCaaacatttttccagctttcatggaaaaaaaatatctctactTGAATTGCAAGCGTAATCCCAAGATTTGTATGAACAACTAAACAGACTGATcccaaattctgaaatatttgaaacttTACACTGTTAAGTAGGTAGCTGCTAAAGGGTTTTGTTTAGTACCTTATAGAAcaatactagaaaaaaatatttctcagtatttGTGAGAACTAGTGATTTACGGAAAGAAATACGTAAAAGATGAAACAAGACAATGAAGTCCCAGATGCTAATAAAGAACCCTAAAAACTATTTTAGCACAAACACAATACCCACATATCCATCGGCatgtataaaataattaagGTACTTTAAAGgcgcaaaaaaaaaaaaaaaaaaagagggagagagagagagagaaaagtagggagatttttttttttaacttgctgcTCAAAACGAAGTCTTCACTATATCCTTGCAGTGTGACCACAATAGCTTAAATTAGAATTCAATGGTACCATGGCAGCTTggtgtttcattaaaataatttttccatagGCTGTTCCACACAGCTACTATCAAATCAATGAATAAAGCCTTCAGCTCCCcaaagtgacaggacaaaacaagtaaaaaaccTAAATTACAGTGCACTGTTGCAAGTGAACAACAAGGCATGTGTTACTTTTCTCCCACTCTGCTGGGCACGTATCAAGTTAGGTTTCATGAGGGTGAACCTCCCACCCTGCAGTTAAACTGTCAAGAAAATAACAATCATGAAGGCCAGCAGAAACAGTCCCAGCTAGCAGGAAATGCTGGTACCTTAACTTTTCCCAGCAGAACTTCAGAATGTCAAAAATAGCTGCAGTACAAAATGGGTAATCGCTTCAACTTTCTTTTTGATACTTACATTGTTTTTCGTTGAGTATTCTGCAGACAAATATAGAAACAATTGTTTAACATTCCAGTCAAATACACTCTCCAAATGTATGCAAGTTAAGAAAAATACCATACTGTAATTACATaaccttgttttatttttactagaCCTAAATAGACCATGAAAATTACAATGAGTTCTTACCTTTGAACATACCTCATCTTATTTATACATCAGAGCACTCCAGGAGTTCTAATGTATATTTTAATCATATTAGAACAGGGTTTTcgtttggtttgggggttttctgttttgtttcttttttgctatTTATGAAATTTAACAGCCATTCCCTCCATGATTTAAGAGTTCTATATTTGACACTGCAAGCTAGTAACTATAATCCACTACTAGACAATCTATTATAAAACCTTAAACATAAAAGGCAAGACAGAATTCTTCAGTAAATACCTTCAAAGCAATTATTTATACTGTCAAAGAACCCTGGTATTCAACTGTGGATCAAGATAAAACAGCATTAAacaatatataaatacaaaattgtcGGAGAGTAGAGAGTTCAAAGAGCCTGTAACACCCACACTAGGGAAGTTAGTAGAGTTCATATTGGAAGGGACACCAGGAATTAGGATATTTACCTGATTACTACAAAGAAAGTCACCTTCTTATACTGGAACAGAACTCCGCTCAGATTTTGATCAACAGTAAAGAACTGATGACTGCCATTTGAGACTGTCAGTATAATAAAGCTGATATTCTCAATACTTGTCTATTTAGCAATAAAATGCACCATGTGTGACTGTtaagcaaaaagctttttaacTCACAATAAAGATGAACTGTAACCTTTTATGTCCCAGTCCTTCTCTTTATTCTATTTTCCACTATCTCAAAGAATAAACTAAACATATTCCCCTGCCAGCCTCAAAAATCTGTTCTATTTTGTCCCACTCATCCTGAGACTGAACCATGGTTTTAAGCTGCTAATTCAAAGGGCAAGTaaggaaagaattaaataattaacTGTTGCTGCTGCAAGAACAGCTGGAGCTATTTTACTTGAACACTTTTAACCATCTAactcaaaacaacaaaaaagattcTGAGATCTCTTTTGTAGGATTTCTTAACACTTGCTAAAGTTACTCACAAATTAAGTAAGctaaaaagtggttttgaaaactgcctcctccccctttttcctttccccagtttctttttctgtcattttatttacttccttCTAGGCCTAACAACTTGTGTCTGTTAGTTAAGAGAGCCCATGTACCAGTACCTCTTTACAAATTTTGTCCAAAAAAAGCCTCCCAGAAAATTTCATACTGCAAGGTTTGTTTATGCTGGGCATGAACAATTAAGTAaaagtttttataaaaataaacgTAAAACTACCACTCCTATTAGAAGTTACTAATACACTGAATCTTTATGTCCGCATACTGCAGACTAATCCTTGTATAAGAACATTTCTTTGAGAGGTCCTGTActgtcctgctctgcctccccctgTATACACTACATACAATTCAATTAACCTGCTTTAGAATTTTAGTTTCTGGTCATCATACATATAGGCATTTCAGAGGTAAAACTCAAGACTTGGGAGTTCACCTCTTCTGCTTccagctaataaaaataaatctcccTTATTCCTGCGCAACACACGCCTGCAAAATCCGATTAACCTGTTTACCCAGTGTTCACATGCATTCAAGAGTAGTATTTTGCTTAGGTTGCTTACACAATGCAGCATTCTCCAAAACAGGGAAACAAACACAGAGGTAATCGGTCTCTTGCCTAACACAGTGACAAAAAACAGCAGACAGGGAAAAATTCCAGGTGTATCAGCCCAGTTGCATAGCAAGACTTAGTGTAATCAGCTGAGGTAAAGCATGCCGCCTTGTATTTGGTActgacttctgcagaaaaacagatctATATTTTGATGTCAAGACCCCTATGAATGATTCCCTGTCAAAAACCTACCCCAAACAAAATGTAACGAACCCACCCACACACAACCCTCTTTGACCCATAAATATCAGACTaacaacaggaaaggaaagttGCAGTAAAGAGGCCCCAAAATAACGCAATACATTTTGTAGCACCTCATATGCTTCCAATGAATGTCATCCTATGTTAAAGATTACATAGTTTAAAAATCTAAGCAAGTAAAGGATTacaatgtctttttatttttaaatggagacaGGTACTGGTATGCAACTATATGGCCAGAACTTTGAAAGCCTCACAACTATTCTAGTTTGAAAGGTGTATTGGGAGTGTCTCTAGATTCAGTATGACAGTCAAAATAGTATGTCATATAAATCCTACAATTAATTAACATCTCAAACCATCAATACAAACTTCAGTTAACCACAATACTGTCCAGATGTTAAACCACACTTCCTATTACTAGATACAGTGCACTTCACTACAGTTTGATGTTAAAAACAGGCcttaaagagagaaaacaactTGTCCTCTGTCATCTACTAGAGGCAGAAGGTTATTCCAAGTTCCATTTTACTGCCCTAGCTAAGTAAAATACTACTTTTCACTGCTTTAAACTTGTATTTTGAGACAAATTGCTAGTTTTCCTCAAGTTCTGAATATCTGAAGATTATAACAAAAGTAGATGTCAAGATGTTCTTATTTCATCATGTGCACAATTAAGGATATCTGCAGTAATGTCAAATGTGACGAATCCCAAATCACTTCTTTCTCTAGGTCCAGTGAAATCTTCTACATTTTTTctaagacaaaacaaaacacaagatTATCCTCTCATCATTTCTCTTTCATGCATTACATAAATTATTATGTATTTACCTCATccattttctgtactttcttttaaatacttctggCTAAAATATAATCaacattacaaaacaaaacctgccttCCAGAAATTATGGAGCCCCAGTTTTGAACAACAGGCCTTGCCACCACAGTAGTCTAAGTTACACAAATAGCCTACAGACTTTCTCCTGGTAACAGAAATTTGCCTCTTCCTAAACtgcactgcatttcattttagtaAAACACGTGTTAGCCATCCCCAAATATATAAAGCTGACTGGAACACCAGAGCATAGCTGTATGCTGGCAACCACTTGCAATATCATTTCTCAACtttccataaaaaaataaaaagcctctAGTGGTCAGTCTTATACAAGACACTCCAATCATTCTGATAAAACAGAGTTTATGTCCATAGTTCGCTCAGCTTACAAGATTTCGTCCTGGAATGCATTTAGGTAGTGGTATAAAGAAAACGCTTAATTTCTTCTACATTATGGGATGTCACgtaatttttttaagactatTACAAATCCATATTTGGAGGATTATGTGACATGGCACACTAAACCgtattagaaaaagaaactggaaaattacAGAGACAGCAGCTATTTTCACGCATATTCACAAAGCTTATCAATTTACCAAACCTACCCTCTACAAAGAGGAATACCATAAGCAGGTGGCAATCAGCTATGAACCTTAAATCCTCATGCTACAAAAATTTCTTGCTACATCTCATGTATGATCTTGTGTTACAAATGAATTTCTTAATTACATTTACTCCAGTTTCAAAAAATAGTCCATTAAAACATCACGCCGTTAAAACTAATCTTAGTAatctcaaagacaaaaaagtttACGAGCAGATCAAATACTGTTGGAGACAGTAACtaagaaaaacaccaccaaaacttCCCAATTTAAGCCTTGTTATGAATTTTCATTCCTCTGCAAAAAGCAACATCTTTTAGTAACCCATAGCAAGCACCTGACTTCGTTTCTGAACCACTGTCAATCTGGTGGAATAACAGATTGGGGTCTGCAGAACTTCTTACGACGtccaagaaaagcaattaagGTATAACGCCTCTCGTTAATACCAGATCTCTGCTTCATGGAAGGGAGGCAGTATAAATTTCATCCACtcaaaaatatgcttttatgcCAGTTTTACGCTGTTTGCAATCCTCAAGTCTAGCGTAACCATGGGGTTTCCTTTCCTGAGGTATTAAACCAAACAGCGCTGGCCACTATTTATTTAGATTCACCTTCCCTTTCAAACCCTGCTGTTAGCCATCTATTTGAGCCTCTTGCAGCTCATGGAGCTTCAGAGCATCCTGAGATGTCAGCTCACCGACTCGGCCCAAACTAAAGTCATTAGTTGAGTTAAAGCAGCTCAGTAAAGCATCCTATGTGCCCGATTCCCCTGTGCAGCTCCAGTAAAGCCCCATGTGTATAGGGGCAGGTGCGAGGACCACCACTTCAATTGCTCGTGGAACTACAGCCCTTCGCATCATACATACTTAACTGGATGAAAGTTTTCTGTCATAAAATTTCCTTCATGGcgagaaaaaaaacaacaaaccaaccaaccaaaaaaaaaaaaccaacaaaaaccaaaattgAAAAAAGTTTGCCCTAGCGCAAGCCTGCATCAGCACACTGTGTCTCGTGGGCAGCACGCTTCTGAAGCGGCGTTACGTGTTCGACACCCGGGGCGTTCCACGGGAAGGTAAGCCATCCCGGGCAGTCTGCTGTCACAGAGCTCGCAAGAAAAGGCATGAAAATACATtaccagtggggaaaaaaaaaaaatctaagggAACTACCGATTACAAAAAGAAGGTACTAGGGAGCCAAGTCGTGCGTTCGCTGAGGTCCCTGCACGCCCCAAACCCGCCAAAGCCGTTCGCTCGGCTCCCCCGCCGGCCACCACCCCGGTGCTGGCCAGCGAGGCGGCCCGCGCCCACCGGCGGCGCACCGAGCCGAGCGGCAGCGCAGCGCCCAGCGCGGGCGGCACCGCCCCTCCCGCCCGGCGGCGGAGCGCCGTCGTGGGGCTCCCTCATTGGGCCGGGCGGGCAGGAAGCAGCGAGccccgcgggcccggcccgTGCAGCCGCCCCGCAACGGCGGGCCTGCCCTCGCGTccgcggcgccccccgccggcccgTACCGTCCCCTCACGCACCGCGGGCGCTGCTCGCCACGCAGCGGCTCCGCGGCGGCAGCTGCCAGGCAAACCCTTCCCCTCCCcggcccgcagccgccgcccggcccggccctcccCCGCCGCTCCCTCCCCTCGCCCGCCCGCACTCACAGCGTGACGCGGGAAACGGCGATGCTGACGGGCACGCTGCGCCCCTTGAAGGCGGTGGTGATGAAGCAGCCGAAGGTGAGCGCCGCCATCACGCTCAAAGAGAAGGCGAAGAGCGAGTTGGCCCGGGACAGCACCGTGTTCATCTCCCCGCtcggcccggccgccgcgccgcgcaggctcccaggctgcagccGTTGCTcggcgggaggggggcggctccggcgggcccggcggcgcTGGGAGGCGGCAcggagcgggcggcggcgccggcgcGAGGGCCGCTGAGGAAGGGGCGCGCGCGCGGCCGGTGGGGAGGGGCGCGGCCTCGCCCAGAGCCCGCCCAACCAGGGCGGGGCCACGCGCCTCCCGCACCGCGCCTGCGCCCGCGGCTGGGCCGGGCCCCGCCCACCCCCGGcacccgccggccccgcccacCCCCGGcacccgccggccccgcccctggccgccggggagggggggccgCGGCTCGGGGCCTCCCGGGTGGGCTGCGCTTGGCGTCGCTGCGCCTTTTGCGCGCCGCACCCTGCCGAGCACCGCTCACACGGGGGAGTCCGGAGGAAGAAGGTCCTTGTGCCCTTTGGCTGTCGCGTACCAAAGGTGACTGACTCCCAAGGGAGCCTGTACGGTGCTTCTGCCGCGGGCTGCTTTACCGGCGAAAAAGCCCCCGAAGGCCGGGCGGCCCGCTCGGCTGCGCCCCGTTCGGCTGCGGGCGCTTTGGTTTCCTTTCGTGAGGAGCCGGTGCCGCCGCGGCCTGTCCGCCCTCTGCGTGGCCGTGGAGGGGTCCCCGGGGCTCCCTCACAGCCGGGGCCCCTCGGAGCAGCGCCCGGTGGCGGCGCA
The Falco rusticolus isolate bFalRus1 chromosome 1, bFalRus1.pri, whole genome shotgun sequence genome window above contains:
- the SPCS3 gene encoding signal peptidase complex subunit 3 isoform X1, encoding MNTVLSRANSLFAFSLSVMAALTFGCFITTAFKGRSVPVSIAVSRVTLKNVEDFTGPRERSDLGFVTFDITADLESVFDWNVKQLFLYLSAEYSTKNNALNQVVLWDKVMLRGDNPRLFLKDMQAKYLFFDDGNGLKGNRNVTLTLSWNVVPNAGLLPLVTGSGHVSVPFPDTYETTKSY
- the SPCS3 gene encoding signal peptidase complex subunit 3 isoform X2; the encoded protein is MPFLASSVTADCPGWLTFPWNAPGVEHVTPLQKRAAHETQKNVEDFTGPRERSDLGFVTFDITADLESVFDWNVKQLFLYLSAEYSTKNNALNQVVLWDKVMLRGDNPRLFLKDMQAKYLFFDDGNGLKGNRNVTLTLSWNVVPNAGLLPLVTGSGHVSVPFPDTYETTKSY